In Desulfomonile tiedjei DSM 6799, a genomic segment contains:
- a CDS encoding tripartite tricarboxylate transporter permease, with translation MSSLDLLWVGLLNSFQPINIGMTLLGLVIGVVAGALPGITMLNAIVLVLPFTYAMDIVPSLLLMTGVYSGGIFGGSITGILFNIPGDPMNVPATWEGYKLNKQGHVSKALGVAVMCSALGGFLSALIMTFVSPPFARIALSFSACEYFGVILLGLVSVVVIGTKSIGSALICLFIGMFLGTIGIDDIYGAARFSFGSRLLETGINFTVVLIGLFAIGEVLEQLCTMAPGDGDKIRGRTKTVLPGLSDLKRLWGSILRGFGVGTFIGAIPGAGATVASFVSYGVEKQFSREPEKFGKGSWEGLSATSAAINGSTGGAMIPLLTLGIPGSGATAVMMGAFLLHGIQPGPLLFTKSPESVYTIFAGMLSCNLLMILAGLVCAMFFAELMRVPEHIMGAFIIALSFVGAYALRNDMADVMYMAVFGIAGYFMRRFDLPIPPLVLGIILGPLAERYFLTSMIGCGNDISTFIYRPVSAALILISIAILFLPLLQRRRKRKEDSALPI, from the coding sequence ATGAGTTCCCTAGATCTTCTATGGGTCGGGCTTCTGAATTCATTTCAACCGATCAACATCGGTATGACCTTGCTCGGGCTCGTCATCGGCGTCGTGGCCGGGGCATTGCCCGGAATAACTATGTTAAACGCGATAGTCCTGGTGCTTCCCTTCACCTATGCCATGGACATCGTTCCTTCTCTTCTTCTTATGACAGGAGTGTACTCCGGAGGTATATTCGGCGGATCGATTACCGGAATTCTTTTTAATATTCCGGGAGATCCCATGAATGTCCCAGCCACATGGGAGGGGTACAAACTGAACAAACAAGGGCATGTTTCCAAAGCTCTCGGCGTTGCAGTCATGTGCTCCGCATTGGGAGGATTTCTCAGCGCATTAATCATGACATTCGTGTCGCCACCTTTCGCGAGGATAGCTCTGTCGTTTTCGGCATGCGAATACTTTGGAGTGATCCTCCTCGGTCTGGTAAGCGTAGTCGTGATTGGCACCAAATCCATTGGGTCCGCATTGATCTGCCTCTTTATCGGTATGTTCCTCGGGACTATCGGTATTGATGACATCTACGGAGCGGCCCGTTTCAGCTTTGGCTCAAGGTTGCTGGAAACAGGAATCAACTTTACCGTGGTGCTCATCGGGTTGTTTGCCATCGGCGAGGTGCTTGAGCAACTTTGTACTATGGCACCAGGGGATGGAGACAAGATCAGAGGAAGAACCAAAACCGTTTTGCCGGGATTAAGCGATCTCAAACGTTTGTGGGGATCTATTCTGAGGGGTTTTGGAGTCGGAACCTTCATCGGAGCGATTCCCGGAGCAGGCGCAACAGTTGCATCTTTTGTGAGCTACGGAGTAGAAAAACAATTCAGCAGAGAACCGGAGAAATTCGGAAAAGGCAGTTGGGAAGGATTGTCCGCTACTTCTGCGGCAATCAACGGTTCCACCGGCGGAGCAATGATTCCGCTCTTGACGCTGGGTATACCAGGCAGCGGAGCCACTGCGGTAATGATGGGGGCGTTCCTGCTGCACGGAATTCAACCAGGTCCACTTCTGTTCACGAAGTCACCAGAATCGGTGTACACCATCTTCGCGGGAATGCTCTCCTGTAATCTGCTCATGATTCTGGCCGGACTGGTTTGCGCAATGTTTTTTGCCGAACTGATGCGAGTCCCCGAGCACATTATGGGAGCGTTCATTATCGCTCTGAGCTTTGTCGGCGCATACGCTCTGCGAAACGATATGGCGGATGTAATGTACATGGCTGTTTTCGGTATTGCCGGATACTTCATGAGAAGATTCGATTTGCCGATTCCCCCGCTTGTTCTGGGGATCATCCTTGGACCGCTTGCGGAACGCTACTTCCTCACTTCCATGATCGGGTGCGGTAACGACATAAGCACGTTCATATACCGTCCCGTGAGTGCAGCTTTGATTCTGATTTCCATTGCGATTCTCTTCTTGCCTTTGCTGCAAAGGCGGCGCAAGAGAAAGGAGGATTCTGCCCTGCCGATATAG
- a CDS encoding MFS transporter: MNSNEMKVLIIACFGHFVCHYNITVFPALVVPLAERLHWSVGQVVELSFLQFLLFGLGALPWGMLGDRFGARPLIVLMLLGCAFSSLVAAFTIESPGIFYLALGGIGLFSGIYHPVGMGMISLTMGRVNLAMAYNAIFGGLGMVVAPILTGGMNYFWGPRSAYVFVGILNFTGLAVMALLGSVENRPSGKQDIESAEGLKLEFGIMLAAMTFAGIVTTGSTVILPAFLELKSSDLTSMISHIVPFSTSANLTATAIASMVYLVGIGGQFAGGITGDRYEPKWVYFGFYFACIPLALFMAYTQGPTLAVLSGVYFFFLLGTQSVENTVTASLTPKSLRHSAFGLKYILYFGVGAFSVKLVSFVSTSWGIEAVFVSLGLITGLILLTMLWLIYLMRPVRIQTQQSLLEVRPMEDMSRSEKN; this comes from the coding sequence GTGAATTCGAATGAGATGAAGGTACTGATCATAGCTTGTTTCGGACATTTCGTGTGTCACTACAACATTACGGTATTCCCCGCGCTCGTTGTGCCTCTGGCGGAACGGCTTCATTGGTCGGTAGGACAGGTGGTGGAGCTTTCCTTTCTACAATTCTTGTTGTTTGGACTGGGTGCGCTCCCCTGGGGAATGTTGGGCGACAGGTTCGGAGCTCGCCCGCTGATCGTTTTGATGCTCCTCGGATGTGCCTTCAGTTCGCTAGTCGCTGCATTTACTATTGAGAGTCCTGGAATATTTTATCTTGCTCTGGGAGGAATAGGTCTTTTTTCAGGAATTTATCATCCAGTGGGCATGGGGATGATCTCTCTTACCATGGGACGGGTCAATCTCGCGATGGCTTATAACGCAATATTCGGGGGACTTGGCATGGTGGTTGCCCCCATTCTGACAGGGGGCATGAATTATTTCTGGGGTCCTCGATCTGCGTACGTGTTCGTAGGCATTTTGAACTTCACTGGTTTGGCAGTAATGGCATTGTTGGGTTCTGTGGAAAACCGTCCGTCCGGTAAGCAGGATATCGAGTCCGCCGAAGGCCTGAAACTTGAGTTTGGCATCATGCTCGCGGCCATGACCTTCGCGGGAATCGTTACCACAGGTTCCACGGTAATTTTACCGGCATTTCTCGAACTTAAAAGCAGCGACCTCACCTCGATGATTTCTCATATTGTCCCGTTCAGCACGTCTGCAAATCTCACTGCCACTGCCATAGCTTCCATGGTGTACCTTGTGGGAATTGGAGGACAATTTGCCGGGGGAATAACAGGCGATCGCTATGAACCCAAATGGGTATATTTTGGATTCTACTTTGCCTGTATACCGCTCGCGCTCTTCATGGCATACACACAAGGACCGACGCTGGCGGTTTTGTCCGGCGTTTACTTTTTCTTTCTTCTCGGAACTCAGTCCGTGGAAAACACCGTTACAGCCAGTCTCACTCCAAAGTCGCTTCGTCATTCGGCATTCGGGTTGAAATACATTCTGTACTTCGGTGTAGGCGCATTTTCTGTCAAATTGGTGAGCTTCGTCAGTACATCGTGGGGAATTGAAGCAGTCTTCGTTTCTCTTGGTCTTATTACGGGACTAATCCTGTTAACCATGCTTTGGCTTATATATCTTATGAGACCCGTGCGGATTCAAACGCAGCAAAGCCTGCTCGAAGTAAGGCCTATGGAAGATATGAGTCGGAGCGAGAAAAATTGA
- a CDS encoding PAS domain S-box protein gives MINTVRVLIVEDLSTDAELAEREVLKVLPRSRFLRVETQEDFLASFESFQPDMIISDYMLPYFDGMSALKLAQEHAPETPFIILTGSMNEETAVECMKAGAWDYVIKEHTKRLGPAVLAALEQKHLRIEKLRAEEALRESEKHYRLLFKNMLEGLAHCRIIIDNGKPRDFVHLNVNDSFRRMTGLDDPVGKRVTEIVPGIGDSNPELFEIFGRVSQSGIPETFETYIKPLGIWLAISVYSTEKDYFVAVSYDITKRKEAEQAKNEQTKLLSTLINGLPDIVALQRPDHSVIFYNQAGYDFLDTSHSEIDDRKCFSLGSRDGVIEACATTKVGLSGQIETTERYFPEKKTWLETRALPVLDDSGKPSMIIEILRDITDRKRSEEALRKSEERLRLALEATSDGVWDWNIETGEVLRSPGFFSMLGYEAEEFSASFEEWRRLIHPEDLEPTIEALDEYLSGKRDTYEVEFRVSNKSGDSVWMLSRGKVVARDRDGKPLRMIGTHADITERKRAEKLMLIRMTLLEYAATHSTEELLQKTLDEVSAMTNSFIGFYHFVEDDQTTLNLQAWSTRTVNEFCRAEGKGLHYGIDQAGVWVDCVYERKPVIHNDYSALHHRKGMPPGHAPVIRELVVPVMRSDRIVAILGVGNKPSDYTEKDAEIVSYLADVVWETIQRKLAEEERIRLITAIEQSAEMVMVTDAAGTILYANPAFEKITGYSREDAIGNKPNILKSGQHNNDFYEHLWKTITDGKVWSGRIINRKKDGSLFEEESTISPVKDDSGKIANYVAVKRDVTREVSLQAQLLQAQKMEAVGTLAGGIAHDFNNILQVTLGYSELLLQEKEEGDSEYADLKKILHAAKNGAELVQSLLTFSRKVEPKFVQLSINRQITQVEKLLRRTIPRMIEIQLNLDPDVSEIDADPTQIEQVLMNLAVNARDAMPDGGTITIRTHDVTLDTDYCNFHAEATPGDYVLLSVSDTGHGMHKEELQHIFEPFYTTKELGRGTGLGLAIIYGIIKQHGGHIACYSEVGKGTRFEIYFPAIKRDTITDIESSLEMPAFGTETVLIVDDERFVRELGCRILERNGYSVLTADDGEEALKVYSQEKDKIDLVILDLIMPTMGGRDCLRKLLMLDSHARIIIASGYSADSSTKECLEIGAKGFVPKPFRFKELLRQVRKTLDEK, from the coding sequence ATGATTAACACCGTAAGGGTACTCATTGTCGAGGATCTTTCGACGGATGCAGAACTTGCTGAACGTGAAGTATTAAAGGTTCTTCCTCGAAGCAGGTTTCTTCGTGTCGAAACGCAGGAAGATTTTTTGGCCTCGTTTGAATCATTCCAGCCGGACATGATCATCTCAGACTATATGCTCCCTTACTTTGATGGTATGAGTGCGTTGAAACTTGCTCAGGAACACGCACCGGAAACACCTTTTATCATTCTGACCGGATCCATGAACGAGGAGACAGCGGTGGAATGCATGAAAGCCGGCGCATGGGATTACGTGATCAAGGAACATACCAAACGACTGGGCCCGGCAGTGTTGGCCGCTCTGGAGCAGAAGCATCTGCGCATCGAGAAGCTACGTGCAGAAGAAGCTTTGCGAGAGAGTGAAAAGCATTATCGCTTATTGTTCAAAAACATGCTGGAAGGCCTGGCTCATTGCAGGATAATCATTGATAACGGAAAACCACGGGATTTTGTTCACTTGAATGTGAATGATTCTTTTCGAAGGATGACGGGTTTGGATGACCCTGTCGGTAAAAGAGTTACAGAAATCGTCCCTGGGATCGGAGACTCAAATCCCGAACTATTCGAAATTTTCGGCAGAGTTTCCCAGTCCGGCATTCCCGAGACATTCGAGACTTACATTAAGCCATTAGGAATTTGGCTTGCCATTTCCGTGTATAGTACGGAAAAAGACTACTTTGTGGCTGTATCCTACGATATTACCAAGCGCAAAGAAGCGGAACAGGCTAAGAACGAACAAACCAAACTGCTGAGTACACTGATTAACGGACTGCCGGATATTGTGGCCCTGCAAAGACCCGATCATTCAGTCATATTTTACAATCAAGCCGGCTACGATTTCCTCGACACGTCTCATTCGGAAATCGATGACCGTAAGTGCTTCTCACTCGGAAGTCGAGATGGTGTAATTGAAGCATGCGCAACGACCAAGGTCGGACTTTCCGGACAAATTGAAACTACGGAGAGATACTTTCCTGAGAAAAAAACCTGGCTGGAAACTCGGGCCCTCCCGGTTTTGGACGACTCTGGCAAACCCTCTATGATTATTGAAATTCTCCGTGACATTACTGACCGGAAACGATCTGAGGAAGCCCTTCGAAAGAGTGAAGAACGATTGAGATTGGCGTTGGAAGCCACTTCTGATGGGGTCTGGGACTGGAATATCGAAACGGGGGAAGTACTTCGGAGTCCGGGTTTCTTCTCGATGCTGGGATATGAAGCCGAAGAGTTCAGTGCGAGTTTTGAAGAATGGCGAAGACTGATCCATCCGGAAGATCTTGAGCCGACCATTGAAGCTTTGGACGAGTACCTCAGCGGTAAGAGAGATACGTATGAAGTAGAGTTTCGTGTGTCCAACAAATCAGGTGATTCTGTATGGATGCTCTCTCGCGGTAAGGTAGTAGCTCGTGATCGGGACGGAAAACCACTGAGGATGATAGGCACTCATGCTGATATTACTGAACGTAAACGAGCGGAAAAATTGATGCTCATTCGAATGACTCTCTTGGAATATGCTGCTACGCATTCTACCGAAGAATTACTTCAGAAGACGTTGGATGAAGTTAGTGCAATGACAAACAGTTTCATCGGATTCTATCACTTCGTGGAGGATGATCAGACGACTCTGAACCTTCAAGCCTGGTCCACCCGAACCGTCAATGAGTTCTGTCGGGCAGAGGGAAAAGGACTTCATTACGGCATCGATCAGGCTGGAGTATGGGTAGATTGTGTATATGAACGAAAACCGGTGATTCACAATGATTACTCTGCTCTCCACCACCGCAAGGGAATGCCTCCGGGACACGCTCCCGTAATCAGGGAGCTTGTCGTTCCCGTAATGCGATCCGATCGAATTGTGGCTATTCTTGGTGTAGGGAACAAACCCTCAGATTATACCGAAAAAGATGCTGAAATAGTTTCGTATCTGGCGGATGTGGTCTGGGAAACCATTCAACGCAAACTCGCCGAAGAAGAGCGCATTCGCCTCATTACCGCAATTGAACAATCTGCAGAGATGGTGATGGTGACCGATGCTGCGGGAACGATCCTGTATGCAAATCCTGCATTCGAGAAGATCACAGGATATTCCCGGGAAGACGCTATCGGCAATAAGCCGAACATTCTCAAGAGTGGCCAACATAATAATGACTTTTATGAGCACCTTTGGAAGACAATCACCGACGGTAAGGTCTGGAGCGGACGCATCATCAACAGGAAGAAAGACGGCTCTCTGTTTGAAGAGGAATCTACCATCTCCCCTGTGAAGGATGATTCAGGGAAGATAGCAAACTATGTAGCCGTCAAAAGAGACGTAACGAGAGAGGTCTCATTGCAGGCTCAACTTCTCCAGGCACAAAAAATGGAGGCTGTTGGCACACTGGCCGGAGGTATAGCTCACGACTTCAATAATATTCTCCAAGTGACTTTAGGATACTCGGAGCTGCTGCTACAGGAGAAAGAGGAAGGAGATTCGGAATATGCGGATCTCAAGAAAATTCTGCATGCTGCCAAAAACGGGGCCGAATTGGTCCAAAGTCTCCTTACATTCAGCAGAAAGGTGGAGCCGAAATTCGTCCAATTAAGTATTAATCGGCAAATCACACAAGTGGAAAAGCTTCTGAGAAGGACAATTCCCAGAATGATCGAGATTCAGCTCAATCTGGATCCCGATGTTTCAGAGATTGACGCGGATCCGACTCAAATAGAGCAAGTTCTGATGAATCTTGCCGTAAATGCACGGGATGCGATGCCGGATGGTGGAACCATTACCATAAGAACTCACGATGTAACTCTCGACACAGACTATTGCAATTTTCATGCGGAAGCGACTCCCGGGGATTACGTTTTGCTTTCCGTTTCCGACACGGGACACGGGATGCACAAGGAGGAACTGCAACACATTTTTGAACCATTCTATACGACGAAAGAATTGGGAAGAGGCACCGGGCTGGGATTAGCCATCATCTACGGCATAATAAAACAGCACGGCGGGCATATTGCCTGTTACAGTGAAGTAGGAAAGGGTACTAGGTTCGAGATCTACTTCCCGGCAATTAAGAGAGATACTATAACTGACATTGAGTCATCATTGGAAATGCCGGCCTTTGGAACAGAAACCGTGCTTATAGTTGACGATGAGAGATTTGTTCGGGAATTAGGCTGCCGAATTCTCGAGAGAAACGGCTATAGTGTGCTCACGGCCGACGATGGGGAAGAAGCTCTAAAGGTTTATAGCCAAGAGAAAGACAAGATTGACCTGGTGATTCTTGATCTCATAATGCCAACCATGGGAGGAAGAGACTGTCTTAGGAAATTGCTTATGCTCGATTCTCACGCAAGAATCATCATTGCCAGCGGTTATTCGGCAGATTCCTCGACGAAAGAATGCCTTGAAATAGGCGCTAAGGGATTCGTGCCAAAACCTTTCAGATTCAAGGAGTTGTTGAGGCAGGTAAGGAAGACTCTGGACGAGAAGTAA
- a CDS encoding tripartite tricarboxylate transporter substrate binding protein, with the protein MYLKVAAVLCALMVIVTMSTFSSAQEKYPSRPIDFICTWGVGGGADQMSRTLGKLAEPILGVPLPVSNKPGASGNTGMTDILAGRSDGYTIGVLIADTLCTIPSGQARYKFDDLEWVVRTQLAPSYLFVRKESEFKTIQDLLEYAKKNPGKIKVGVTGFGTVEDMTVRFLGSKGYKMVVVPVPSPGERYAATLGGHNEVLYEQAGDVKQYIDAGQLRPLIIFAEKRSAGFPDVPCSKELGLTIYLPQFRCVVAKKGVPPERLKILADSFKQAMDTPEWKQFEKDQYVEADSYMPPEEFGKWAKQEMEVMRSHLIEFGFIKK; encoded by the coding sequence ATGTACCTCAAAGTAGCTGCCGTTTTATGTGCCCTCATGGTAATCGTCACCATGAGTACCTTTTCATCCGCTCAAGAAAAATATCCAAGCCGCCCCATAGACTTCATCTGTACATGGGGAGTAGGAGGCGGTGCGGACCAAATGTCGAGAACGCTCGGCAAGCTGGCTGAACCAATCCTTGGGGTTCCCTTACCGGTATCCAACAAACCGGGAGCTTCCGGAAATACCGGAATGACAGATATCTTGGCAGGCCGATCGGACGGTTACACCATCGGAGTTCTCATAGCCGATACGCTCTGCACGATTCCTTCAGGTCAAGCTCGGTACAAGTTTGACGATCTCGAGTGGGTCGTGCGGACTCAGCTTGCTCCTTCGTATCTCTTTGTAAGAAAAGAGAGCGAATTCAAGACAATTCAAGATCTTCTCGAATATGCCAAGAAAAATCCGGGAAAAATAAAAGTTGGTGTCACTGGGTTCGGCACGGTGGAAGACATGACCGTGCGCTTTTTGGGCTCCAAAGGATACAAAATGGTTGTGGTTCCCGTTCCCAGTCCAGGTGAACGCTATGCAGCTACCCTCGGCGGCCACAATGAAGTTCTCTATGAGCAGGCGGGAGATGTCAAACAGTACATAGATGCCGGCCAACTCAGACCTCTCATCATTTTCGCTGAGAAACGTAGCGCCGGATTTCCGGATGTGCCGTGTTCGAAAGAACTCGGATTGACCATCTATCTGCCACAATTCCGGTGTGTAGTAGCCAAAAAGGGTGTTCCTCCGGAAAGGTTGAAGATTCTGGCTGATTCTTTCAAGCAAGCCATGGATACGCCTGAATGGAAGCAGTTCGAAAAAGATCAATACGTTGAGGCGGACAGCTACATGCCGCCGGAAGAGTTCGGAAAATGGGCTAAACAGGAAATGGAGGTCATGAGAAGCCACCTGATTGAATTCGGGTTTATCAAGAAGTAG
- a CDS encoding tripartite tricarboxylate transporter TctB family protein — protein sequence MTSEARSADSPDSGLLMKAMLGPFIILVLAAYGYYLACCIDQAPTDQLGADFWPRMILIFLMVSCGIKFVEIFLNRKNLAEEAASKPEMNNFRLVLMIVLLAATVAAIDITGFAVGNLLFMLLFLYLAGMRKVVPLVAVSVIGTAVLVYVFAKIVYLPLPKGWGFFEDISLAIYRALFIL from the coding sequence ATGACCTCGGAAGCAAGATCCGCGGACAGTCCGGATTCCGGATTGCTGATGAAGGCGATGCTGGGACCGTTCATAATTTTGGTCTTGGCTGCTTATGGCTATTATCTGGCCTGTTGCATCGATCAGGCCCCAACCGATCAACTGGGGGCCGATTTCTGGCCCAGAATGATTTTGATTTTTCTCATGGTCAGTTGCGGGATCAAATTCGTCGAAATCTTCTTAAATCGGAAAAACCTGGCTGAAGAAGCGGCGAGTAAGCCGGAAATGAATAATTTCAGGCTTGTCCTCATGATTGTGTTGTTGGCGGCCACAGTAGCGGCTATCGACATAACCGGATTTGCAGTGGGAAACCTTCTCTTCATGCTGCTTTTCCTCTATCTGGCCGGCATGAGAAAGGTGGTGCCGCTCGTGGCGGTATCTGTAATCGGGACAGCGGTGCTGGTGTACGTATTCGCCAAGATAGTCTATCTCCCCCTGCCCAAAGGTTGGGGTTTTTTCGAAGACATCAGTCTCGCGATATATCGGGCTTTGTTCATTCTGTAA
- a CDS encoding ATP-binding protein — MRDDSLKHQQTGADPYDSIEISKELEELRANLRWAQGSQALAVRILTLLNQQMTARDAIRQVLALVKEFTGFEAVAIRLRQEDDFPYFVTQGFPEEFVEAENSLCDRDEAGEIIRDPAGNPILECMCGNILCGRTDPSFSFFTEGGSFWSCQTTELLATTSDADRQTRTRNRCNASGYESVALIPLRSHGETVGLLQLNDFRKDCFTLDMVTFFEGIGASIGVVLARIKAEEALLRSKEELELRVLERTEEVRNANERLHLELEERKRVEQALRESEEKLRLFIEHAPTALAMFDREMRYCAVSHRWRKDYHLGDRDIIGRSHYKIFSELPERWKAAHRRGLSGEVVRADDDFVTIDGSTQWLRWEVHPWFATKGTIGGIIIFTENVTERKRAEEALRKKMERLRILHEADKSILEAIESPESIAQTVLGRIRRLLKSSRASIGIFDSDTKTARIFAADVHGESIIQVGKILSEEAYGDLKFFEQQKMDVVEDLYENPSPSPIARVLIAEGIRSYINVPLLAGKELIGVLNISWENSRTFSSEEMEIAGEATTQIAIAMEQARMRKELERYTAELEDKVRKRTAQLEAANKELEAFSYSVSHDLRAPLRAINGYTRILLEDHEPSLNPEGKRVCSIINESAQMMAKLIDDLLALSRVGRMDMQLSSVDMQALVNSIYLELTTPEDRMRIDIRIGLLPGSSSDPRLIRQVWINLLSNAIKFSSRKDRPIIEVKGEQDGDKIVYSIHDNGAGFDMKYVNKLFGVFQRLHSKREFDGTGVGLAIVHRIVHRHHGEVWAKGETGIGASFHFTLPKGDLK, encoded by the coding sequence ATGAGAGATGACAGTTTGAAACATCAACAGACCGGAGCGGATCCATATGATTCTATAGAGATCTCCAAAGAATTGGAAGAACTGAGGGCGAACCTTCGATGGGCTCAGGGCAGCCAGGCACTGGCCGTGCGCATTCTGACTCTTCTGAACCAGCAGATGACCGCCAGGGATGCGATTCGACAAGTGCTCGCATTGGTGAAGGAATTCACCGGATTTGAAGCTGTGGCAATCCGTCTGCGTCAGGAAGACGACTTTCCTTACTTTGTTACGCAGGGATTTCCCGAAGAATTCGTCGAAGCTGAGAATTCCTTATGCGATCGTGACGAGGCGGGCGAGATCATCCGGGATCCGGCAGGAAACCCGATTCTGGAATGCATGTGCGGAAATATATTATGCGGTCGAACGGACCCTTCATTCTCTTTCTTCACAGAGGGCGGTAGTTTTTGGAGTTGTCAGACAACGGAACTGCTGGCAACGACATCGGACGCGGATCGTCAAACGCGGACCAGAAACCGGTGCAATGCATCCGGCTATGAATCCGTAGCGCTGATTCCTTTACGTTCTCACGGGGAGACTGTCGGACTCCTGCAACTCAACGATTTTCGCAAAGATTGTTTCACATTGGACATGGTTACCTTCTTTGAAGGTATCGGAGCCAGCATAGGGGTCGTACTCGCCAGGATAAAGGCGGAGGAAGCATTACTAAGGTCCAAAGAAGAGTTGGAACTAAGAGTCTTAGAGCGCACTGAAGAGGTCCGGAATGCCAATGAGAGACTTCATCTGGAACTGGAAGAGCGTAAACGAGTCGAGCAGGCTCTGAGAGAGAGTGAAGAAAAACTGCGGCTGTTCATCGAGCACGCACCGACCGCTCTCGCGATGTTCGATCGTGAAATGCGCTACTGTGCGGTCAGTCACCGCTGGAGAAAGGACTATCATCTGGGAGACCGGGACATTATCGGCCGCTCACACTACAAGATTTTCTCGGAACTTCCGGAGCGTTGGAAAGCGGCACATCGCCGAGGACTTTCGGGTGAGGTCGTCAGAGCTGATGATGATTTCGTGACGATCGATGGTTCCACTCAATGGCTGAGATGGGAGGTGCATCCCTGGTTCGCGACTAAGGGAACCATAGGCGGTATAATCATCTTTACCGAGAATGTTACGGAACGCAAGCGGGCTGAGGAAGCTTTACGGAAAAAGATGGAGCGCTTGCGAATCCTGCATGAGGCGGACAAGTCCATTCTGGAGGCAATCGAGTCGCCCGAATCAATAGCACAGACTGTGCTTGGACGTATTCGCCGCTTGCTCAAGTCTAGTCGTGCCAGTATCGGAATCTTTGATTCTGACACGAAGACAGCAAGAATCTTTGCGGCAGACGTACATGGTGAATCGATTATACAAGTCGGAAAAATACTCTCAGAGGAGGCTTACGGCGATCTGAAATTTTTCGAGCAGCAGAAAATGGATGTGGTTGAGGATTTGTATGAAAATCCTTCTCCGTCACCCATTGCTCGAGTGCTCATTGCTGAAGGAATACGCTCCTATATTAATGTGCCGCTCCTTGCGGGAAAGGAGTTAATTGGAGTCCTGAATATCAGTTGGGAAAATTCTCGAACTTTTTCTTCAGAGGAAATGGAGATTGCTGGAGAAGCTACAACCCAGATAGCAATTGCTATGGAACAAGCACGCATGCGCAAAGAGTTGGAGCGATATACTGCGGAATTGGAAGATAAAGTCCGAAAGCGTACGGCTCAGCTCGAGGCTGCAAACAAAGAATTGGAGGCTTTCTCATATTCTGTGTCCCATGATTTACGCGCACCGCTCAGAGCTATTAACGGCTATACCCGCATTCTTCTTGAAGACCATGAGCCCAGTCTTAACCCTGAAGGAAAGCGCGTTTGCTCCATAATCAACGAGAGCGCTCAGATGATGGCTAAACTGATAGACGATCTCTTGGCGCTTTCTCGTGTCGGACGCATGGACATGCAGCTTTCATCAGTTGATATGCAGGCCCTGGTGAATTCGATCTATCTTGAGCTGACGACTCCTGAGGACCGAATGCGCATCGATATCCGTATCGGCCTGTTGCCTGGCTCATCAAGCGATCCCAGGCTTATCCGTCAAGTCTGGATAAACCTGCTGAGCAACGCGATCAAGTTCTCTTCGAGGAAGGACCGCCCCATAATAGAGGTCAAGGGCGAGCAAGATGGTGACAAAATCGTCTATTCGATTCACGACAACGGTGCGGGTTTCGACATGAAATATGTGAACAAACTCTTTGGAGTATTCCAGCGTTTACATAGCAAAAGAGAGTTCGACGGGACTGGCGTAGGCTTGGCCATCGTCCATCGCATAGTCCATCGGCATCATGGGGAAGTGTGGGCTAAAGGTGAAACGGGAATCGGTGCATCATTCCATTTCACACTGCCGAAAGGGGATTTGAAGTGA
- a CDS encoding response regulator translates to MKRPSISFFCRGAYKTRDMLRPPKVILLDLKLPKVSGLEVLRILKSDRRLKRIPVVVVTSSREDPDVAAAYDLGANSYVVKPVDFDAFINAMSSLGLYWLLVNNAPR, encoded by the coding sequence GTGAAGAGGCCATCGATTTCGTTTTTTTGCAGGGGAGCTTACAAAACCAGGGATATGTTGAGACCGCCAAAGGTGATCCTTCTGGATCTCAAACTTCCCAAAGTCAGTGGCCTGGAAGTACTCCGAATACTCAAGTCGGACCGGCGCCTGAAGCGCATTCCTGTAGTAGTCGTGACTTCTTCCAGGGAAGACCCGGACGTCGCCGCGGCTTATGACCTGGGGGCTAACAGCTATGTGGTAAAACCGGTCGATTTCGATGCCTTTATCAACGCAATGAGCAGTCTCGGTCTGTACTGGCTGCTGGTTAACAACGCTCCGAGATGA